In the genome of Myxococcus guangdongensis, one region contains:
- a CDS encoding lysophospholipid acyltransferase family protein, with amino-acid sequence MLRILFSLMARLPEGVRRHVVRTLMDGVWDALADEVVEGRSNIPDVPCLYICNHLSNADGFTLDRAFRPRRLVFLAGVKLQGTVMTRLASEVMETIAIKPNSPDIEAMRRAVETLKGGSSVLIFPEGARSRTHELQQAKKGVALIAKRAGVPVVPVALMGTEKLMPINDSDMGGERLFHADVRVRVGPAFRMEDLESEVIGADDPRQALTDAMMRRVARLLPPEYQGVYANPTAPLAVTRLHEPPSAPAP; translated from the coding sequence GTGCTCCGCATTCTCTTTTCGCTGATGGCGCGGCTGCCGGAGGGAGTCCGGCGCCACGTGGTGCGTACCCTGATGGACGGGGTGTGGGATGCCCTGGCCGACGAGGTGGTGGAGGGCCGGAGCAACATCCCGGACGTTCCCTGTCTCTACATCTGCAACCACCTGTCCAACGCGGACGGCTTCACGTTGGACCGCGCCTTTCGGCCCCGGAGGTTGGTGTTCCTGGCGGGCGTGAAGCTGCAGGGCACGGTGATGACGCGGCTGGCCTCCGAGGTGATGGAGACGATTGCCATCAAGCCCAACTCGCCGGACATCGAGGCGATGCGACGCGCGGTGGAGACGCTCAAGGGGGGCAGCTCGGTGCTCATCTTCCCCGAGGGCGCGCGCAGCCGGACGCACGAGCTGCAGCAGGCGAAGAAGGGCGTGGCGCTCATCGCGAAGCGCGCGGGCGTGCCCGTGGTGCCGGTGGCGCTGATGGGGACGGAGAAGCTGATGCCCATCAACGACTCGGACATGGGGGGTGAGCGGCTGTTCCACGCGGATGTCCGTGTGCGGGTGGGGCCGGCGTTCCGCATGGAGGATTTGGAGTCCGAGGTCATCGGCGCGGACGACCCGAGGCAGGCGCTGACGGACGCGATGATGCGCCGGGTGGCGCGGCTGCTGCCGCCCGAGTACCAGGGCGTGTATGCGAATCCCACGGCTCCGCTGGCCGTGACGCGACTGCACGAGCCGCCCTCCGCTCCCGCGCCGTGA